Below is a genomic region from Persicimonas caeni.
CGTGCGCACGGCGTGCGGGTCGGGATCTCGCCAATCGAGCCAGATGGAGTAGAGCCAGTCGCGGTGGCCGGTGTTCTGGTAGCCCATGTCGATGAAGTCGTTGCGCCCGTCGAGGTATAGGCCCTTGCCGCGCACGCCGCCCAGGGCGACCGGCTCGACGCGCGCCCCGCCGCGCAGGCGCAGCTCGGAGGGCGGCTCGTTGGCAAAGGGCGCCCTCGCCGGGTAGGCGGTGGAGGCATTTTGCAGGCGCGGGGTTTGGCGGAACTTGAAGTCGGGCCCATCTCCGACGGGCAGCCCATAGCGCATCGAGTTGAATTCCTTGTTTTCCGCAGGCACGAAGCCGTCGAGCGGAAAGTAATTGGTACCGTACTTGATATGCGGAGCGTTCATGTGGGCGACCACGAACGCGTTGTCGAACAGGTACTCGTCGAAGACCACCTCGGCCATATGCTCGGTGCGGCTGGAGAATCGCCAGACCACGTCGAAGGGAAGCAGCGGCGAGTAGGCTTCGAAGTAGTTGAGCACGTGCTCCAGAGAGTTGATCTCGGAGGTCGTCGACGGTCGGATCACCAGCGGGTCGCCTTGATACAGCGCCATGGCGAATTTATAGAGCGGGAAACCAATCTGGTTGTTCCACGGCGCTTCGCCGCCCGTAAAGTCGGTCGGGTTGAGCAGGTTGTCCATCACCACGATCTTGCCCTGGGTCCACGCACCTAGCGCGACCACTCCGTTGCCGGCCGCCGAGGGGTGTTGGTCCGGGTAGAAGGCAAACGCCGACGATTGCCCGGGGTATTGCCCCTGGGCGTACCAGGCCTCACGAAAGTCGTTGGTTTGAGCGAAGACGATATTTTTGCCCTCGCGATCAATCCAAGGGTAGCCCCCGATGATGGTGTCTCCGGGCGCGATGACCTCGCCACGCGAGTCGAGGAAGGCGCGGGTGCCGTCATCGAGCACGCGCGCTCCGTGCGCCAATCCGTAGTCCCCGGCGCGCGGATCTTCGGCCAAGCAGCTCAACGGCTTGAACAGCGTGAAGGCGTCGGCCTGACAGGCGTCGGAAGCTGGCGCGATGGCATATTGCAGCCCCTTCTGTTGTCCCATATTGACCACCAGCAATCGCCCGTCCGAGGTCGTCACCGGCTCGAAGAAGCTCGCGTGGAGGCTCTCGTCGCCATTCCAGGTGATGTTCTCCTTGCCCGGAGCGATGCATCCGGGCGCCGTGCACGTGGCCTGGCAATCATCGGTGATGGTCACAACGTCCGAATGCGCCTGCCCGCTGTGGAAGTCGGTGGGCTCGTCCCTCATCCACTCCTCGAGCCTCACACCTGCGGGCGTTCTCGGGAAGACGTGGGACCTCGCGTTCGGGGTCTGAGGATCTTGGACGAACACCGTGATGTTGCTCGTTCGGATCTCCCATTTGGAGCCCACTATCCCGGTGGTGGGAAGCGCGGTGGTATGCACGTTGCCCATGATGGTCAGATCGTAGCAGTTGCCCTCATGAACTACCCCTGCGATGCGAGCCTCACAAGGCCGTGGGTTGCGCTGCATCGTCAGATCCGTGCCGGGGACCTTGCCTCCACCGGAGACATCGCACAGCGCCAGTGACCAGACGGGCACCGCGTGGCCGTTGGGATACAACTCGAGGTTGGTGTCGTTGGGATTGAACAACACATGCGATTGATAGGCCGTCTCGTCGAGCACGGGTTGCCCGCCGGGTCCGATTTGGCTGTCGTCGTGCATCGCCTCCGGGCGCATCGTCAGAAGCGGGAGCCAACCCCACCCCGGCCGAAAGTACAACCGGCCGTCGTTGGTCGATCGCGCGTAGGGGACGACCTGGGTGCGCCCGGCAGCGTCCACCCCGTCTGCGGTGAGTGCCGGCGTGGTGACGTCGTCGATGGGCAGACTAAGCGCATCGAGGTACGGGTCCGATTGGGTGAGCGAAGCGTCCAGGCCGGCAATGGCCGTCGAGATGCCGCGCGTGATGCTCGGCCTCGGCGGGGCGAAGCGATTGACGCAGTCATCGATCGCGCTGTAGTCGCTCGGCGAGCACTCGGGCACGGCGATGCGCATGGCGTCCTCGCTGAGCCTGCCGGGGCAGGCGTCGCCGCGCTCGTCGCCGTCGCTGTCTTCTTGTTGGGGGTTGGCGATCTCGGGACAGTTGTCGCAGGGGTCGCCCAGGCCGTCGCCGTCGGTGTCGAGTTGGGCCGGGTCGTAGACCTGCGGGCAGATGTCGAAGATGTCGGCGGTCCCGTCACCGTCCATATCCTCGATCTGGCCGTCGCCGTCGGCATCCGGGTCGCACGCGTCCCCGATGGTGTCATAGTCCAGGTCGTATTGAATCGGGTTTGGCGCATGGGGGCAGTTGTCGCAGGCGTCGCCATGCCCGTCCGTGTCGGTGTCGGTCTGGGAGGGATTAGGCGTGAGCCAACAATTGTCATTGGTGTTCAGCCACCCGTCGTTGTCGACGTCCGGGTCCTTTCGCCCCCCGTCGTAATAGCCACTCGACCGGCAGGTGCTCCGCAGGTAAGGGCCCTCGCAGCAATACCCCGACGTACCAGGATACGGCTCGCTCATGTCACAGTGCAGCGAACAGTCCACGGCCAAGCAGGGTTCTGGCTCCTCGTCATCGGGGGGCGGCTCGGACTCGAGCGCGCCATGGAGCTTGGAGGATGGCGAGTCTCCATCGGTCGCCTCGCCGCAGCCGAAGAGGCCGGCCGCCACGAGGCCCAACAGGAGGCAAGTTTGGAGTGTGAGTCGATATACCGAGTGGTGCATGATTCTCCCGTCGCGCTGAATGAGCAAGTCGCGCCCCCTTGATGAGCCGCGCCCGTATCGTCGACATATGTCGACACATTTATGATCCGTGAGACACTGATTAGCGCGCGGGTGGGAGAAGCGGAATGGTCAGATTGTCTAAGGGTTCCGATGTGAAGGCGCTGCAGGGATCACACGCCTTCTATTGAGGTGGAACTACTATTGATGGGCGGACGGTCAGAGGCGTTTGCGCGTGGCGGTCGTCTTGCTGATAAGCCACGTGGCTATGGGCGCATCGCACCGCCTCGCGCAAACGCTGCGCATCGTCCGCCCTTCAATAATAAATCCTTCAATAGCAGGCGCTGCTCGCCTGCAAGGCGTACGAATCGAACGCCCTGCAGGGGGCAGACGCCTGCTATTGAGGTGGAACTACTATTGATGGGCGGACGGTCAGAGGCGTTTGCGCGTGGCGGTCGTCTTGCCGATAAGCCACGTGGCTATTGGCGCATCGCACCGCCTTAGACGCTCAGTTCGTCCACTGCCAATCGCAGCCGAAGGCCTTGCACTCCTGGCTGAAGTTGCCTTCCTGACCGGGATACTCGCCGGTCAGGTCTTCGCAACGGAGCGGCGTGCGTCCCTGGCAGTACTCCTGCCCATTGTTGTTGCCCAGTGAGCAGCCTTCGCGCGACTCGCATTCATCGACGGGTATGCTCAAGCAGTTGAGCTCCATTGCTGGTCCCGGCCCGCAGAACTCAACTCCGGACCCGACCGCGTTTTGAGGCCCGCACAGACTTCCAAGCGAGCTGTTGGCCCAGTACGCACAGCAACTGGGGTCGGTGCTCTCGCAACCGGTCTGGGACTGAACGTCAAACTGGCCGCAGTCGAGCATGTAGTCTTGCGAGGGAGCCGAGCACTCGCCTTCGGTGGGCCCGTTGTAGGCGCAGCCATACAACGTGCAGGCGACGCGCGCGTCGGGCGAAGTGAACCACTCGCATTGAATCGGCGGGTTCGTCGCCGGCTGAGCGCAGGTAAAGCTGTCGCCCTGACCCGAGGCCTCGCAGCCCCTGTCGGTGCAGACAGTCTCGTCTTTGATCGACGCGCAGTCAGTGTACTCGGGCGTGCCCTGACACTCTTGCGTGGCGTTGTCGTACGAGCAGCCGGGCGTGTTGTTGCACACCTGCGGGACGCTGGTCCCCATATTCTCGATGCCTCGGCAGCTCGAGTTGCCCGTGCAATACGACGGGGTCGTGCCGGTGTCTTCCTCCACGTCCTGGCCTACATCGGCGGTGCCGGTGTCCTCGCCGCCGGTATCCTGGGCTTCGCCCGTATCCCGAGCTTCGCCGGTGTCGTCGGTCCCGCCGGTATCCTGGGCTTCGCCGGTGTCTTCGCCCACGCTCGTGTCGTTGGCGGTGGAGGTGTCCGACGTCGCGTCGGCCAGCGTGTTGTTTTGGGTGGTGTCTTTGTTGTCGTCGTCATCGCTGCAGGCGCCCAGCACGAATGCCAGGGCGACCAAAAACATCAGGGTGTAGCGTTTCATCGTCACTCCTTGTCGAATTGGTTGATTGAGATTTCCATTCGCTGGTGTTGGAATCCCTTGCTTTTTGGCAGGGCCCCTCCGTCGGCCTTCGCTTCGCTACGGCCGACACCTCCCCTCGCGCTGCAAAGCGCGCGGGGGAGGGGGATTGCATCTCTGGATCACATGTCTTTCCTGCAGTCCCCTTCCCCAGCGCGCCTTCCAGCGCATGGGGAAGTGCCGAGCGCCTTCTGCGAGGCGAAGGGGCCCTCTGAGCCGGCAAGGGACTGCACTTCTCGACCTCACAGCAACTCGATATGCTGCTGCTGATGGATATGCGCCGCCTTGCGCGTCCCCTTGCCGTTGCCGCTGACCGACGCATTCGCACCCGAAGGCCACACGATCGTCGGCCCGCCGGAGACGGGCATCACCGTGGGCAAGAAGCCGCCCATGCCGTCGCCGAACACGACCGTCGAGCCGCTGGAGCCCTTAGAAGTGACCACGAGGTCTTCGAGGCCGTCGCCGTTGAAGTCGCCGCTGTCCAAGATCAGTACCTCGTCGCCAGCGATTTCGGCCGGGAACGCGGCCTGCACCACACTGACGCCGAAGCCCGATGTGCTTCCGCTCTCGTCAGACGACGAGCGCGAGTGGGTTCCCATGGCGTAATGGTCGTATTTGATGCCGTTGAACGTGGTGAAATGGGGGCCGTCCTGGCGGGACGAGTCGCCGAGCACGTTCGTCTCCGGGACGCTCCCGCCCGCGACGAAGATCGGGTTTTCGTGCGAGACCGGCTCCGCGTCGATGAGCACGTCCAGCGGCGGGTCGCCGTCGCCGGTGCGCACTTGCAAGCCGCCGTCGGTGTGGACGAGGACCAGCGGCTGAGCGGCCTGCTCGGCGGTCAAATCAGCGAGGGCGTTGGCGCTGTCGCTATCACCTTGGTCGGAGAAGTCCGGGACCACGGTTCGAGCCGGAGGCAGGATCACAGTCTGGGAGGCGGTCGGAGAGATGTCGAACTCGGGACCTTCCGTCGCAAAGCTCACCGGCTCGGCGCCGATGGCCGCGGCGAGTTGGCTCGCGGTGACCGTGAACGTGCCGGCGCCCTGTTTGTTTCCGGAGCCGGAGTCGCCCTCGGCGCCGAAGTCGATGATCACCGTGGCGATGGTCAGCGTCATGTCTTGGGCTTCATCGTCGTCACCCTTGTCCTCGCCCTCGGCCGAGGTGAGCACCACGCCGGTGTTGGGGTCGCCGGTGTCGAGGTTCAGCAGGCCGGGCTCGGAGATGGCACCTCGAGCGCTGACCTTCCACACCGCGTGGGTCGCCGAGTCGTGGTCGATGCCGGCGAGGATCATCGCGGCGTCGTCCTGAGCCGTGGCGCCCGGCGCGTCGACGATGATGGGCGGTTGGGTTAGGTCGAAGACGAGGGGCACCCCGTCGATGAGGATGTCGCCGTATTTGTCGACCGCCCAGGTCGCGCCGGTCTCGCCGGGGACGAGGTTCACGCCCCAGCCATTGCGGGTGGGACGACTCATCGGGAGAGCGCAGGCAGTGGCGTCGGAGCACTCACCGGTGAGCGCTTCGAGCTTTTGAATCTGCAAGGTTCCGTCGGAGAAGACGCTGGTGAGCACTCTATCACCCATGCCGGCGCCCACTGCCTGGGAGGTATCTTCGGCGACGAGCGGTCGCACCCGCGTGACCGGCGCGGCGGCGTCAGCTTCGACCGTAATCCCTATCCACTCGACCTCGCACGGGTCGCCCGACGTGTCGATGCTTCTCTTCTCGCGGCGGTATTTGGTCCGATTCGGCCCCGACCCCTTGCGGCGTCCGAGGTGCACGTAGCGTCCCTCGCTACTATGCAAGGTGGAGCCGGCTCCGGGTACTAGCTCGACGCCGTCGGGCATGGCCAGTTGGGTGACTGCGCCGGTCAGGTTGCCTTCACTGTCGACGGCGAGCAGATGCAGCGCGTCGCCGTCTGCCTCGGAGTTCGTCTGGACGACCACCCGGCCGGAGACCTGGGCGGCGTGCTCCAACGTAAAGGGCCACTGCACGCTGGTCAGGGTGGCGGTCAAGGTCTCCGCCGTCCCGGAGAGCGGAATCAACGAAAAATTGCCCCGCTGGTCGACGGTCCATGCTCTGCCGCGGTTGGCGTCGAGGTCACCCACTGGGCCATCGTTGACGAGCAACCCGGCGAGGCCGGCTTTGACGTCGGTGGCGGGCGTGCCGCCGAGCACGTCGAGTTCGGTTTCCAGCGAGACTCGCTCGGCGCCGGCGGCGTCGGCGAGGCGGACGACGGCGATGGTGTTGCGATTGGTCTTCGCCAGGGCGCGGGCCGACATTCTGATTTGACCGCCCACTTCGGCCGTGCCGACCTGCACGCCGAGCATCTCGGTCAGCCACGGGCCTTCGTACGTGCTGCTGTCGAGCGTGACGGTCTCCGAGACCACGATGGTTTCGGTGTAGACGGTCTGGCCACCCAAGAAAATGCCCTCATCGTCGTCGTAAGCCCACCACATCGCGCCGAAGCCGGTGCCGAGTCTCGCGATTTCGATGCCGCTCATCGCCACAGCGTCAGGGCTGACGTTGAAGGTCTGGTCGACCGACACTGACCCATCGGGTGATACCGTGAACATCTCGACCGCGGTGCCATCCTCGCTCGCCATCACACCGGCGACGAAACGCCCGTTGGCCGATTGCTTGACCGCGTAGCCCATGCCGCGCGCGGTGTATCCGGCGGGGAGCGCGACTGTATCGCGCGCT
It encodes:
- a CDS encoding thrombospondin type 3 repeat-containing protein produces the protein MHHSVYRLTLQTCLLLGLVAAGLFGCGEATDGDSPSSKLHGALESEPPPDDEEPEPCLAVDCSLHCDMSEPYPGTSGYCCEGPYLRSTCRSSGYYDGGRKDPDVDNDGWLNTNDNCWLTPNPSQTDTDTDGHGDACDNCPHAPNPIQYDLDYDTIGDACDPDADGDGQIEDMDGDGTADIFDICPQVYDPAQLDTDGDGLGDPCDNCPEIANPQQEDSDGDERGDACPGRLSEDAMRIAVPECSPSDYSAIDDCVNRFAPPRPSITRGISTAIAGLDASLTQSDPYLDALSLPIDDVTTPALTADGVDAAGRTQVVPYARSTNDGRLYFRPGWGWLPLLTMRPEAMHDDSQIGPGGQPVLDETAYQSHVLFNPNDTNLELYPNGHAVPVWSLALCDVSGGGKVPGTDLTMQRNPRPCEARIAGVVHEGNCYDLTIMGNVHTTALPTTGIVGSKWEIRTSNITVFVQDPQTPNARSHVFPRTPAGVRLEEWMRDEPTDFHSGQAHSDVVTITDDCQATCTAPGCIAPGKENITWNGDESLHASFFEPVTTSDGRLLVVNMGQQKGLQYAIAPASDACQADAFTLFKPLSCLAEDPRAGDYGLAHGARVLDDGTRAFLDSRGEVIAPGDTIIGGYPWIDREGKNIVFAQTNDFREAWYAQGQYPGQSSAFAFYPDQHPSAAGNGVVALGAWTQGKIVVMDNLLNPTDFTGGEAPWNNQIGFPLYKFAMALYQGDPLVIRPSTTSEINSLEHVLNYFEAYSPLLPFDVVWRFSSRTEHMAEVVFDEYLFDNAFVVAHMNAPHIKYGTNYFPLDGFVPAENKEFNSMRYGLPVGDGPDFKFRQTPRLQNASTAYPARAPFANEPPSELRLRGGARVEPVALGGVRGKGLYLDGRNDFIDMGYQNTGHRDWLYSIWLDWRDPDPHAVRTVFFWPNDSWVGVSLAEAVAYNAAAPQGSRIRRVSLTAQGLTRESYFNFAVKVYDDAATQERKMQVYVDGEPVGASMAWDWTGGTAPDSGFRMDYDGLGGWSWFAVGDPGPNFDSPGWPAPRESFRGWIDEFRIYALSDSDDFSHGVHDTQLGEFICNLALGTLVDDNGVERCEQLAFGSHDRPTDLPPQPSGLVCVDKVHRDLSAPQCLRDDKLDLPALSHNAQRPDDTGNEFCLTCHRPQHEVPGLDRNKLESSLDFLGANVNKPDDRRRQPMDWPAVLGGCLNAAPSSVVQGMGATDPCDMSVWPIDEWMYTSGKLTP